The following is a genomic window from Chitinivorax sp. B.
ACGATCAGGTCGAAATACCATTCCAGCTTCTGCCATGGGTCACCTGCCAGGGTTTCCTGTTCGCCAGTCCAGCGTGCAAAACGTCGTCGGTAACGTTGAATCAGTGCCACACCCAGATCAGTCTTGGTCGGGAAATGGTAATGGATGGCTGCATTCTTCATACCCAGTGCAGCAGAGATGTGCTGGTAACTGAAGGCGGAAAAGCTGCGGGTCAGCAGTAGCTCTTCCGCCAGGTCGAGAATGAGCTTCTTGGTATCGGTTTTGGCTGGGGCACGCATGCAATCGACTGTACTTACTGATTAGTAAGCTGTCAATTCCAGAGCCATAACGACACTTGGCGGTTATTCCATACTTCCTTCCAGTTGACGCGCCAAGCCGTATTCCTCAATGAATTGCATGAATGCCAACAAGGCCGCCGGCTGATTGTGGCGGCCTGCTGTGACCATATAGTAGTCGTTGCGAGTGGGGGGATGATTGGGTAGCAGCAACAGCAGCTGGCCAGATGCCAATTCGTGTTGGCATAGAAAGTATGGCAACAACGCAATACCCAAGTCAGCTTTGGCGGTTTCCAGCAAATGTAGCAGGCTGTTACTGCGAAGCACTGCTTTGAGCTCGACGGTTTTTACCTCGTCATTGCTATACAGCGGCCAAGCCGGAACTGCATAGTGCAGCAGGCCTGCATGCCGCGATAGTTCATCCAGCGTGTCAGGTAGCCCTGACTGTTCCAAGTAGGTGGGTGAGGCTACCAGCACCCGGCGAACCGGTCCAACACGGCGTGAGACAAAGGTGGAATCGGCCTGTTTACCGGTCCGAAAAGCGATATCAATACCTTCTTCCACCAGATTGACGATGTTATCGGTTACCAGGCAATCTACCTCGATTTGCGGGTAACGGGTATGAAAGGCCTGGATCATCGCCGGGAACAATCGGATACCCGATGCTTCTGGTACCGTGAGACGAATTCGTCCGGCTGGTGCTACCCGTAGCTGTGAGATGGCTGCGTTGGCAGCTCGGGCGGCGTCTACCATCCGCTGGCAGTGTTGCAGATAGAGCTGGCCGGCATGTGTCAATGTCAATCGCCGAGTGGTGCGCAGCATCAGTCTGACCCCCAGCGCATCCTCCAGTTCGGCTACGCGCTGACTGACCGTTGATTTGGGCAGGCCCAACACCTTGGCTGCAGCTGTAAAGCTGCCATTTTCCGCCACTTGTACGAAAACGGCCATGCGATCCAGTTCCAACATATTGTTCGTCTATGCGGATAATGATTCCTTATTTTAACGGCTAATCAAACCAATTGGGCGCGTTTACACTGCCATTCATCAATCACTGGAGTACACCATGAGTCAACTGAATGTCGTTGCCACCATCGTCGCCAAAGCAGGTGCCGAACAACGAGTGGAAGACGCCCTGAAGGCATTGATTGCGCCAACCCTGACTGAGGCCGGATGTTTGCAATATGACCTGCATCGTGATGTGGATAAGCCCGGCGTGTTTGTGTTTTACGAAACCTGGACAAATCGTGAGCTGCTTGCCGCTCACCTGCAATCCGCACACTTGGTGACCTATCAGCAGGTTGTTGATGGCTTGGTCGAGGCATGGGATATGAAATTGATGACACGCATCGGCGTGTGATGTGCATTGGATTGTCAAATCAGGAGAATATGAATGAAAGCTGTTGGGTTATATCGTTATCTACCCATTGATCACCCTGAAGCGTTGTTGGATGTAGCACTACCAGATCCAATACCGGGGCCGCATGACGTGTTGGTGGCCATTCGCGCCATTGCCGCCAACCCAGTTGACTACAAGGTAAGGGCGCCGAAGGATCATGTCGAAGCGATGCCGAAGGTGCTGGGATGGGATGCAGCGGGCGTGGTTCAAGCTGTTGGTTCCGCCGTCAGCCTGTTCAAGCCGGGGGATGAAGTGTATTACGCTGGGGATCTCACTCGCCAAGGTAGCAATGCCGAACTGCAATTGGTGGACGAACGCATTATTGGCCGCAAACCAGTCAGTTTGAGTTTTGAACAGGCAGCAGCGCTGCCATTGACAACCATTACTGCCTGGGAGGTGTTGTTTGACCGATTGGGTATTGCCCAGTCTGCAGAAGCGAATCGTGGTCGTTCCATTTTGATTCTGGGGGGGGCCGGTGGCGTGGGTTCCATTGCCATTCAACTTGCAAAACGGGTGGCTGGTTTGCAGGTGGTGGCAACAGCATCCCGCCCGGATTCAGCTGCCTGGTGCCGCGATTTCGGTGCAGACGAAACGGTGAACCACTTTGCTGACATGCCGGCACAGTTTCGCGAACGAGGGTTGCCAGCGCCGGATTACATCCTGTGCCTGAGCGATACTGATCTGCACTTTGCAGCGATGGCAGAGCTGATCAAACCACAAGGCAAGATTGCCAGCATTGTGGAAACCACACAGCCGGTAGCGCTGAATTTGTTAAAGGGCAAAAGCGCCAGTTTCCATTGGGAGCTGATGTTCACCCGGTCGTTGCATCAAACCGATGACATGATCGAACAGCATCGTCTGCTGAATCAGGTAGCGGATTTGATCGATAAAGGTACATTGCGCACCACATTGGGTGAGGTGATACGGCCGATCAATGCCGCCAACCTGAAGTTGGCCCATGCCAAATTGGAGGCGGGGCGGGCTATCGGTAAAATTGTGCTTAGCGGGTTTTGATGTTTTATTCCTGAAACCGCCATTTGGCAAATCAGCGGTGCCGCGTGGCGGAATCTGCGATCAGCAACCGGCTTGGGCTACGCCGGCCGCGCGTTTTTTCAATTCGTCGTGCGACAGATTTTCGATGCGGCTGGCCAGGTACCAAGTGTTCCCACATGGGTCTTTCACACCAGCATTGCGATCGCCATAGAACTGGTCGGCTGGTGGTGAAATGGTACTGGCACCAGCTTGCAAAGCGCGGGTATAGGCTGCATCGACATCAGGCAAATATAGATAGAAACTGCTGGTTTGCGCTGGCCAGGTTGGCTGTGAGCTGGAGAGCATCAGCATCGAACTGCCAATGCGGAATTCAGCATGACGTATGGCACCTTGGTCATCGGTCAACATCTCAGTTTCTTCCGCGACAAAAGCTTCCTTCAGAAACGCAATCAATCTTGGTGCATTGTCGGTAACCATATAGGGAGTGATGGTGTGATAGCCATCAGGGATGGGCTTGACTGACATGATGGGCTCCTATGTTGGTTCGTTGAGAACTGGCTGGATAACGTTGATAGTGTGGCCAAGTCGTGCCGGGTACGTCTTGTAAAAAACGGAAATGTTAACCCTGTAGACTGACATCAAGCGGTACGTGGTTTGGATGACGCCCGCGTTGCTGCCAGTAAGTACCGGGAGCCAAGCCGGAGAATGCCCGGAAATCATGACTGAAATGGGCCTGATCGTAGTAACCACATTGCAGTGCCAGATCGGCCCAGTCCACCTGTAACGCCTGGAATGATTGGCCGACAGCATGTTGAAAACGTTGTAACCGATAGAACTGTTTGGGCGATAGCCCGACATGTTGCTGAAATAGTTGTCCTAACCGACGTGGTCCGATGCCAAGTTGATCTGACAATTGCGGGACAGATATCGGATGCGGCGCAGACAATACGTGGATGGCATGATCGAGCATGGGGTTGGCTGTTGACCATTCGGCGAGCTGGGTCAGCAAAGCTTGCTCCAGTAATTGGAAGCGTTGCTGGATGGAAGGTGTTGCCAAAATCCGTTCACGCCATTCATGGCCACGCCGGCCCCAGATGGTATCCAGCGAAACATGCAGATTCCGCAAGCTGCTCAACGGGTGATGAACAAACGGGTAGGCACCACCCGGTCGAAAGTGGGCACCAATGACAGCGGTCGTGCCATAGGTATCCAGCACGAAATAGCGACTGTGTGGGCCGGAGATGACACTGTGTTGGAAACTGATCGGGTCGGTGGCATCAGTATCCACGTAAACCTGCATCGGCTCGTCCAGCAGGTTGATGACCAGTTCAACAGACCCGGTTGGTAATAGTCGTTCACGTTGGTATGAGGTATTGACACCTTCTGCAAGCCACAGCAATTCGACGAACTGGCTGAGTGGTGGGCCTGGCGCATAGCTTAGATAACGCATGATGCCTCCGGTGGTCGGGCAACTGCGATCAAAGACCTGGGTGATCCTGCTAGGTCACATTCAGAATATGTTACGGTCTTGCTGAGTGTGCAAACAGGGTTTCAGGCCAGCCAATAGCACACATCCGGTACACCCTCTTCATTATCGCTGCCATCGCCATAGCGGATGGCGACGAAACCATGGCGCTCATAAAATCGACGGGCACCGTGGTTGTCGGCAAAGGTATACAACATCAATGGCCGGCCAGCACGGTTCATGGCGTGAGCAAGCAAGGTACTGCCAATGCCTTGACCGGTGACGTCCGGTAACAGATAAAGTTGATCCAACCACCAGCCTTCCGCATGCTCATTCAACATGTAAAACCCGACGATGCGTGTGTCTTGCATGGCCACCATGATGATGGCCGAACGAATCTGTTGGGTCAGCCATTGTTGAATGGACTCATCGCTATGCTTGAGGGGGGCATAGGGTAGGTATTCACGTCGTGACGCGGTGAATACCCGCGTAATGTCGCCCGCATCGGCTTCGGTAGCCGGGCGTATGGTTAACGTGGACATTCTGCCAGATTGACCTCGCTGCCCTTGATTTCTGCTGAGGCGCCAGCCAGCCGACTGCCGGTACCCTCGTCAGCTTGCGCGATGATCAGACTGGCGAAGCGAAGGGTATCACGTATACCAACACGTGCACTTTTCACCCCTTTTTCCTGTACCGCGTCCAGTCGTTGCCGGGCTGCATCCTGCGTGGAGTAAACACCCAGCGAGATGGCGTTGCGCCAACGACCTGCATCATTGACGATAAAGAAATCACGTTCAGACAATCCCAGCGCCTGCAGTTCTTCTGTTTTTTTCTGTGCATCGGATAATGACGACTGCGGCAGGATATACACCCAAAAGCGGGTTTTAGCCTCGATACGGGCATTGCCAAGTGGCTTGCCGATTTTCAAGGTATCCAGTAATTGTTTGGCACGTGGCAGGTCTGCCATTGGGATTGCGTCCCAACGGATGCACTGCTGAGCGGACGCCATGTTTGCCGGTGTTTCGGCCACTTTGGTTGGAGTGGGTTGGGTTGTAATGGTTGCATCGGACGCAGGCGGTGTAACCGGTGTTTCTACCGATTTCTCATCTTTGCCTGTGTCAGTCGTCATTGGGGCGGTGTCCGTAACCAATTTCACACTGTCGGCATGAAATTCGCGCTGGTGCCAATCCTGCACTGGTGGTTCAGAGAGATGGGTATAGCCGTATACCAACAGATTGGTAACAACCAGACCAAAAAACAGCCATTTCATTCGCGTACGATCCTTAGCAAACCTTCCAATACCAGATTATCGACCATGATGACCGTCAGTGAGAGGTGTGGTTGTAATAATGAGGCGTCACCGCCGGACAAGACACAACTGACTGGTGGGAATCCGGCCTGCACCATTTCGTGCTGCATTCGGCCAATGGTGCCGATCAATGCTTGCATGATGCCCCCGTGGATGGCATCGGCCGTGTTGGTGGGGAAGGGAATATATTGTCCATCACGGCGACCAAGCTCCGCAGTTCCTTGCGCTAAGGCCTCTCGCATCAACCGAAACCCCGGCGCGATGATACCACCTAGAAAGTGGCCGTCGGCGGTCAATGCATCTACCGTCATGGCCGTTCCGATGTTGATTACCAGGCAATGTCCCTGAGTCAACTTGCGTGCGCCTAGCAGGGCGGCCCAACGATCTGGCCCAAGTTGCAATGGGTTGGTATAGCCGTTGTGTACATCCAATTGCTGGTGGGTCGGGGTCAGCCATTCAATCTTGTTGATGTGGCGGGCCAGCAGATCGGTCAATTGGGTTTTGACTGAGGTGCCCGCCACGTTGGCAGCCATGATACGCATGACGGGGGGCAGGTCAACCCATTGCAGAGCCAATTGCTCCAGCTGGTTCAGCAGGGCGTGGCCACGTGCTTGCCACGCATGGCCATCATGCAACGCCCATTTGACACGGGTATTGCCGGCATCAATCAAAAGCCACATGGTTTTCAGTTCATTGGTCAGTGTTAAGCGGAAGTAACTCAGCGGCGCTGTCGCAAGCTCAGTTCCCCTGCATGAATACGTTCGATACCCGCTGCATCCTCCACGATCAGTGCGCCGTCCGCATCCACCCCGCGTACCAGTACCGTACGTCGAATGCCGGCGGGGGACAGCAAATCCACCACTTGCTGATGGAACAGGTGTGCTGCCTGCCAATCGGCTTGGAGTGCAACAAAGCCTTTTTGTTCGAATGTCTGCATGACGTCGTCCAATGCCTGCAGGATACGTGCCAGGACCAGATTGCGCGACACCGGTGGCGACAATGTACTGCTCAAATCCGTGACGACCTGATCGATGTTCGCTTGGGCTGTGGCCGACAACTTGCAGTTCAGGCCAATACCTATCACCGCACAGGAAGGGCCCAGTGAATCCCCTTGCACTTCGATCAAGATACCAGCTAGCTTACGGCCATCCAGCAATACATCATTTGGCCACTTCAGGCCTGCCTGTCCGATACCTAGCGACTGCAACGCCTTGACCAACGCCAGACCGACCGCCAGGCTCAAGCCTGACAAATAGGAGACGCCTTGTTGAAAACGCCATAACACGGAAAAAGCCAAGCTGCCACCTAACTCGCTAACCCAACTGCGACCTAGCCTGCCTCGACCTGCTGTTTGCTGTTCAGCGGCCAGGATGGTGCGGTGTGGTGCACCCAGTGAGGCCTGTTGCATCAGGACGGTATTGGTCGAGCCGATCTCATCCTGGATATGCAGATGAAACGGGGTGGTGTGCGGGCCAAGCGCCTGATTGATCTGTGCGGCATCCAGCCAGTCGATCGGCCGAGGCAGTCGATAACCGCGCCCTCGTACTGAATACAACGTGATGCCCGCAGCTTCGACACCTTGCAGGGCTTGCCAGATGCTGGCTCGCGACAGATTCAATAGCCGGGCCAGATCTTCCCCGGAATGGAATTGGCCGTCGGATAACAGGCGAAGGACATTGAAACTATGTGCGTTCAAGGCTGGGTGCAAGGTAGCGGTTGATCAGGTGCGGAATGTTAGCACAGCAAGGGTATCTGGCTGTTGCCAGTACACCACGGGGCTTGACCGTCCATCCAATTGCAATGGGGAAAAGGTCAATATCTGCAAACGGTGGGCTGATCAACGCTGACTGATGGCGGGTCGAATCGATTCATGCACTTCTCAACATTCCATTCTCCGTTCCATCATGGTGCATTCGGTGGTGGTGGCTGTTCGGCCCGGTGCGTGGGGACTGGCCTTGAAACGGTTGCCTGGCAGGGAGTGCTGGCTGGCCAGCACGATAGAACATCTTGTGAATCAGCAGCGTTTTATGAAGGATATCAAGGTGGCATGGTATCTGCTTCAGTTGGGTTGAGACTTGTGTAGGTCTCCTCCAAACTAAGCTGGGGTGAACCAGGCTGTGACAGCTGGATTACCACCCATACCAAGGCGTCCTGGTTATCCTGTCAATTACAGGGTAATCATGGACGCCTTTTTTTGCCAAGTGATCTGAGAATTGGGTGACGTTCGAAAGCGGCGCCATCTGCAATGCCAACATGTTCCCGTCTGCATGCAGGAATTCCTTATCAAGTCGTGGCGGTGTATTGAAAAGGCTCGCTGATGACTTGGTGATAAGTGATGGGAATGGGCTTGAATTGCAGTATTTATTTACTAAGTGCGTATATTCAAAATGATGTTAATTAACACTTTGATTATAATGGGTAAATTATCACGTATGACTGTGCTTTTGCATTGATTTGGCAAGGCCGTGAGGCTATACCGGAAAAGAGTGAATTCTGGTCTGGGAGTTGATGTGCTGCACAAATACGGCCTTCGCCTGTTTGTTGGCGGGTTTGGCTTGTCGGTGATTTTGCTGATGATCCTGGCCGTCATCACTACCCGGCAATTTGTTGCATTCAATGCACATATGCAATGGGTATCGCATACCAAAGATGTCCTGCGAGCATTTGAAGATGTCGAAGCTGGTCTACGCGATTCGGTTCTCGCAGGCAGGGAATTTCTCACTACAGGCAGGCCGGAAGCGCGCCGTGACTTTGACGCCGGGACTGTCCACTATGTGCAGGCCATGAATCGTGTTCGTGACCTGACAGCCGATAACGAGGTGCAACAGAAAAATATTGACGAATTGTCCCCTGCCTTGGCTGGGCGGATCGCGTTGTGGCGCGAGCAAATGGAACAACGGGGGCAGCCTGGAATGGATTTAGCCCGCGCCATGCGTCAAGTTACATTGGGTGATTTGCACAAGCAGTTGTTGAAACTGAAATATGCCGAACACGACATGCTGAGCGAGCGGATTGGTACGTCAATCGCTGGTGCCGGGGCTAGTGAACGGTTAGTGATCATTGGCAGTGGCATGGTGTTGTTCATGCTGCTGATTGCCTTTGTATCAATGTGGCTGCAGTTTACCCAGCGTCTGAAAGTGGAAACCGCCTTGCAGCAGGCGAATGCTGAACTGGAATCACGCGTCAAACAACGTACTGAAGAATTGGCCTTTGCCAACGAGCTGCTCAGGCAAGAGATTGGCGACCACCTGGTGGCGCAGCGGCAGATCAGTGAATTGAATATGTCGCTGGAGGCTAGAGTGGCAGAACGAACTCAACAACTGGCGGCCGCCAACAAAGAGCTGGAGAGCTTCAGCTATTCGGTATCGCACGATCTGCGTACACCGCTACGGGCTATTGCGGGCTATTCCCGTATGTTGAAAGAGCGGATGAAAGATCGTATGGATGATGAGGATCTGCGGTTGATTGGCGTGATTGTCGACAGTGGACAGAAAATGGGCAATCTGATTGACGATCTGCTCACCTTTTCGCGCTTGGGGCGCACCCCGTTGAATAAGACGCGGATCGATATGACACAACTGGTCACCGAAGTGCTGCATGACCTGCAACAGGAACATGACAGGGTGCAGCTACAAGTGGTGATCGAACCGCTACCCTTTGCTGCAGGGGACCGGACCTTGCTGAAACAGGTCTGGGTCAACCTGTTGTCGAATGCTATCAAGTTTTCAGCAGGGCAAGCCGAACCACATATTGAGGTCCGTGGGAGAGAGACCGATTCGGCAACAGAGTATGAAGTCAGTGACAATGGCGCAGGTTTCGACATGCGCTATGTCGAAAAATTGTTCGGTGTTTTTCAGCGGCTTCATCAAGTCGACGAGTTCCCAGGAACAGGTGTCGGCCTGGCGATCGTACACCGTGTCATTGCACGCCATGGTGGTACCGTCATGGCTGAAGGAGAAATCGACAAGGGGGCTTGCTTCCGTTTCATATTGCCTAAGGAGAAAATCGTTGAGCGAGTATACGCAGGTTGAAGTGCTGTTGGTGGAAGATAATCCGACCGATGCGGAACTGACCCTGCATGCCCTGCGGAAAATCAACATTGCCAATCGCATGTTGTGGCTGAAGGATGGTGCGGAAGCACTGGATTATATTTTTGGTAGCGATTCTGCAGGTCATCCACAGCATTTGAACTTGCCCCGGCTGGTGCTGTTGGACCTCAAGTTGCCCAAGGTGGATGGCGTGGAAGTATTACGTCGTTTGAAAGAGGATGACCGCACCCGGGCTATTCCGGTCGTGATGTTGACCTCGTCCGCCGAAGAGCAGGATGTGATTGAGTCTTACCGGCTTGGTGTGAATAGCTATATTGTCAAACCGGTAGATTTCGACGTGTTTGTCGAAACCGTATCTCGTGTCGGCTTTTACTGGATGCTGGTCAATCGGGAGCCGCTGATAGGGGGCAGTTGATGGCAAAAACCCCGCTAAAGACCTTATTGGTAGAGGATGCAGTCACTGACGCCGAGCTGATCCTTTACGAACTGCGCCATGGTGGAATCGAGTGCGAAGCACGCCGTGTCGAAACCGAAGAGATGCTGACCAGGCAGTTGCATGAATTCAGGCCGGATCTGGTGTTATCCGATTTTTCACTGCCGCATCTGGATGGGGGCAGGGCATTGGACACAGTCCGTCGTTTTTCGTCGGATATCCCGTTTGTGTTCGTGTCAGGCACGATTGGCGAAGAACGAGCATTTGATTTGATGCGGCGTGGGGCGACCGATTACGTGATCAAGACCAATCTTGACCGTTTGACCCCTGTCATTCGCCGAGCCCTACAGGAGACAGCTGAGCGTAAGGCGCGAAAGCTGGCTGAAGAGCGACTGGCGGAAAGTGAACGGCATTTTCGTTTGCTGGTGGATGGCCTGCGTGATTACGCACTGGTATTACTGGATGCCGAAGGCCAAGTAATGAGCTGGAACCGGGGAGCCAGCCGGCTATATGGTTACAGCCAAGAGCAGGCCACCGGGAAGCATCTGTCACTGCTGTATGGTCCCGAAGACGACATGCGTGCAGCTCATCAGCTGATTGAGGCTGCGAATAACGGCCGTAGTGAAGACGAGTGTTGGCAGCGGCGGCAGGATGGCCATCACTTTTGGGCAAATGCTGTGACTACACGGCTTGCTGGCGATGGTGAGCAACCGGCCTACTTTGCGCATATTGTTCGCGATCTGACCGAGCAACGGGAGCAGGAGCTCAAGATTGCGCGTCTGAACCGTTTGTATGCCGTGCTGTCAGGTATCAACT
Proteins encoded in this region:
- a CDS encoding response regulator, with protein sequence MSEYTQVEVLLVEDNPTDAELTLHALRKINIANRMLWLKDGAEALDYIFGSDSAGHPQHLNLPRLVLLDLKLPKVDGVEVLRRLKEDDRTRAIPVVMLTSSAEEQDVIESYRLGVNSYIVKPVDFDVFVETVSRVGFYWMLVNREPLIGGS
- a CDS encoding biotin--[acetyl-CoA-carboxylase] ligase → MNAHSFNVLRLLSDGQFHSGEDLARLLNLSRASIWQALQGVEAAGITLYSVRGRGYRLPRPIDWLDAAQINQALGPHTTPFHLHIQDEIGSTNTVLMQQASLGAPHRTILAAEQQTAGRGRLGRSWVSELGGSLAFSVLWRFQQGVSYLSGLSLAVGLALVKALQSLGIGQAGLKWPNDVLLDGRKLAGILIEVQGDSLGPSCAVIGIGLNCKLSATAQANIDQVVTDLSSTLSPPVSRNLVLARILQALDDVMQTFEQKGFVALQADWQAAHLFHQQVVDLLSPAGIRRTVLVRGVDADGALIVEDAAGIERIHAGELSLRQRR
- a CDS encoding SPOR domain-containing protein, coding for MKWLFFGLVVTNLLVYGYTHLSEPPVQDWHQREFHADSVKLVTDTAPMTTDTGKDEKSVETPVTPPASDATITTQPTPTKVAETPANMASAQQCIRWDAIPMADLPRAKQLLDTLKIGKPLGNARIEAKTRFWVYILPQSSLSDAQKKTEELQALGLSERDFFIVNDAGRWRNAISLGVYSTQDAARQRLDAVQEKGVKSARVGIRDTLRFASLIIAQADEGTGSRLAGASAEIKGSEVNLAECPR
- a CDS encoding VOC family protein is translated as MSVKPIPDGYHTITPYMVTDNAPRLIAFLKEAFVAEETEMLTDDQGAIRHAEFRIGSSMLMLSSSQPTWPAQTSSFYLYLPDVDAAYTRALQAGASTISPPADQFYGDRNAGVKDPCGNTWYLASRIENLSHDELKKRAAGVAQAGC
- a CDS encoding LysR family transcriptional regulator: MAVFVQVAENGSFTAAAKVLGLPKSTVSQRVAELEDALGVRLMLRTTRRLTLTHAGQLYLQHCQRMVDAARAANAAISQLRVAPAGRIRLTVPEASGIRLFPAMIQAFHTRYPQIEVDCLVTDNIVNLVEEGIDIAFRTGKQADSTFVSRRVGPVRRVLVASPTYLEQSGLPDTLDELSRHAGLLHYAVPAWPLYSNDEVKTVELKAVLRSNSLLHLLETAKADLGIALLPYFLCQHELASGQLLLLLPNHPPTRNDYYMVTAGRHNQPAALLAFMQFIEEYGLARQLEGSME
- a CDS encoding putative quinol monooxygenase, encoding MSQLNVVATIVAKAGAEQRVEDALKALIAPTLTEAGCLQYDLHRDVDKPGVFVFYETWTNRELLAAHLQSAHLVTYQQVVDGLVEAWDMKLMTRIGV
- a CDS encoding GNAT family N-acetyltransferase, translating into MSTLTIRPATEADAGDITRVFTASRREYLPYAPLKHSDESIQQWLTQQIRSAIIMVAMQDTRIVGFYMLNEHAEGWWLDQLYLLPDVTGQGIGSTLLAHAMNRAGRPLMLYTFADNHGARRFYERHGFVAIRYGDGSDNEEGVPDVCYWLA
- a CDS encoding helix-turn-helix domain-containing protein — encoded protein: MRYLSYAPGPPLSQFVELLWLAEGVNTSYQRERLLPTGSVELVINLLDEPMQVYVDTDATDPISFQHSVISGPHSRYFVLDTYGTTAVIGAHFRPGGAYPFVHHPLSSLRNLHVSLDTIWGRRGHEWRERILATPSIQQRFQLLEQALLTQLAEWSTANPMLDHAIHVLSAPHPISVPQLSDQLGIGPRRLGQLFQQHVGLSPKQFYRLQRFQHAVGQSFQALQVDWADLALQCGYYDQAHFSHDFRAFSGLAPGTYWQQRGRHPNHVPLDVSLQG
- a CDS encoding sensor histidine kinase yields the protein MLHKYGLRLFVGGFGLSVILLMILAVITTRQFVAFNAHMQWVSHTKDVLRAFEDVEAGLRDSVLAGREFLTTGRPEARRDFDAGTVHYVQAMNRVRDLTADNEVQQKNIDELSPALAGRIALWREQMEQRGQPGMDLARAMRQVTLGDLHKQLLKLKYAEHDMLSERIGTSIAGAGASERLVIIGSGMVLFMLLIAFVSMWLQFTQRLKVETALQQANAELESRVKQRTEELAFANELLRQEIGDHLVAQRQISELNMSLEARVAERTQQLAAANKELESFSYSVSHDLRTPLRAIAGYSRMLKERMKDRMDDEDLRLIGVIVDSGQKMGNLIDDLLTFSRLGRTPLNKTRIDMTQLVTEVLHDLQQEHDRVQLQVVIEPLPFAAGDRTLLKQVWVNLLSNAIKFSAGQAEPHIEVRGRETDSATEYEVSDNGAGFDMRYVEKLFGVFQRLHQVDEFPGTGVGLAIVHRVIARHGGTVMAEGEIDKGACFRFILPKEKIVERVYAG
- a CDS encoding type III pantothenate kinase — protein: MWLLIDAGNTRVKWALHDGHAWQARGHALLNQLEQLALQWVDLPPVMRIMAANVAGTSVKTQLTDLLARHINKIEWLTPTHQQLDVHNGYTNPLQLGPDRWAALLGARKLTQGHCLVINIGTAMTVDALTADGHFLGGIIAPGFRLMREALAQGTAELGRRDGQYIPFPTNTADAIHGGIMQALIGTIGRMQHEMVQAGFPPVSCVLSGGDASLLQPHLSLTVIMVDNLVLEGLLRIVRE
- a CDS encoding zinc-binding alcohol dehydrogenase family protein codes for the protein MKAVGLYRYLPIDHPEALLDVALPDPIPGPHDVLVAIRAIAANPVDYKVRAPKDHVEAMPKVLGWDAAGVVQAVGSAVSLFKPGDEVYYAGDLTRQGSNAELQLVDERIIGRKPVSLSFEQAAALPLTTITAWEVLFDRLGIAQSAEANRGRSILILGGAGGVGSIAIQLAKRVAGLQVVATASRPDSAAWCRDFGADETVNHFADMPAQFRERGLPAPDYILCLSDTDLHFAAMAELIKPQGKIASIVETTQPVALNLLKGKSASFHWELMFTRSLHQTDDMIEQHRLLNQVADLIDKGTLRTTLGEVIRPINAANLKLAHAKLEAGRAIGKIVLSGF